From a single Bacteroidales bacterium genomic region:
- a CDS encoding PP2C family protein-serine/threonine phosphatase, which produces MEQKTKEQSKEDVLSQSRNLLLKPSKNTKRKILIALNFSVILIAIIHLITQITHFGHLPDPARDLILYPLIIILNVFSGVYHIKIISKDKEGNRFLNHLTSWASIIVLQILAIVIVHFNPNTANSFLFDFVLSGILIFICSTVLNKRVALIWFIIASISLYIAYENRGTDFNYHMLTQKEEQQFEKKLAENDPEALERYETLVEENKKPLPIKLYLSIWIVFLLLILLPSYFEGDMISNILKVIPTVVYNINVATEERNKLEKENIRLGMELDVAKRIQTMVLPQKKEIEKSRELDIGATMITATEVGGDFYEILPQQDGSTLFCIGDVTDHGLYSGIVMLMTQSVVRATTDEQKTDLPATLNRINSVLYRNIQVRLANRRNLTLSLLHYENGTFRITGQHEFILLLRKDSDKVEKIDTVDLGMYIGFIEDISEFVNETTVSFNPGDIMMLYTDGITESESPDKEFYGLDRLMEEFKVNRELNPQMIVENVIKDVEQFRGYRELLDDISLLVIKRV; this is translated from the coding sequence CTGAAGCCCTCAAAAAACACCAAGCGGAAGATTCTGATTGCCCTCAACTTCTCGGTTATTCTGATTGCTATTATACACCTCATCACCCAGATAACTCATTTTGGGCACCTTCCTGATCCGGCCAGGGATCTGATCTTATACCCGTTGATCATCATTCTGAATGTATTTTCAGGGGTTTACCATATTAAAATCATTTCCAAAGACAAAGAAGGTAACCGATTCCTGAATCATTTAACCAGTTGGGCCTCCATAATAGTACTACAAATACTTGCCATTGTTATCGTCCACTTTAATCCCAACACGGCCAATAGTTTTCTTTTTGATTTCGTGCTCTCAGGCATATTGATCTTCATTTGCAGTACGGTACTCAATAAAAGGGTGGCCCTCATCTGGTTTATCATAGCATCGATCAGCCTATACATCGCCTATGAGAACCGTGGAACGGATTTTAACTACCATATGCTCACCCAAAAGGAGGAGCAGCAGTTTGAAAAGAAGTTGGCTGAAAACGACCCTGAAGCACTCGAACGATACGAGACTTTAGTGGAAGAAAACAAAAAACCTTTGCCGATAAAGCTTTATTTAAGCATCTGGATTGTATTTCTGCTTCTGATATTGCTGCCGTCTTACTTTGAAGGGGATATGATCAGCAACATCCTGAAGGTAATTCCAACGGTGGTTTACAACATCAATGTAGCCACTGAGGAACGCAACAAACTGGAAAAAGAAAACATCCGGTTGGGTATGGAGCTGGATGTGGCCAAACGGATTCAAACCATGGTGCTCCCTCAGAAAAAAGAAATTGAAAAATCCCGGGAACTAGATATTGGAGCCACCATGATAACAGCAACGGAAGTGGGAGGTGATTTTTATGAAATACTGCCCCAACAGGATGGCAGCACTTTATTTTGTATCGGAGATGTTACGGATCACGGATTGTATTCGGGTATCGTTATGCTAATGACCCAATCCGTTGTGAGAGCCACCACAGATGAACAAAAAACAGACCTTCCGGCTACACTCAACCGGATCAACTCGGTGTTATACAGGAATATTCAGGTAAGGCTTGCCAACCGGAGAAATCTGACCCTATCCCTGCTCCATTATGAAAACGGCACCTTCCGGATAACCGGTCAGCATGAGTTTATCCTGCTTCTCCGAAAAGACAGCGACAAAGTGGAAAAAATCGATACCGTCGATCTGGGAATGTATATAGGTTTTATTGAAGATATCTCGGAATTTGTCAATGAAACTACGGTATCATTCAATCCGGGAGATATCATGATGCTGTATACAGATGGAATTACGGAAAGCGAGAGTCCGGATAAAGAATTTTATGGCCTTGATCGTCTGATGGAAGAGTTTAAGGTCAACCGGGAACTTAATCCTCAAATGATCGTAGAAAATGTAATAAAAGATGTAGAACAGTTCAGAGGATACCGTGAATTGCTTGATGATATTTCACTGTTAGTAATTAAACGAGTTTAA